The segment TAGAATCTTTCTAACGCGTCTGATGGATGTAAcagctgtgtctcagttcagggTCTGAATCCAACTGGTTTGTGGAggatttctatgtgtgtgtcaccaGTGGGGGATTGGGTTAACCCTCGTTCTGACTGGTGCATCGTGacctcctgcagcagagccACCAAGCCACCTTCAATCCGCGTTGAAGCAGTTTTAGAAACGATCAGGGATCAAATCCAGCCTCAGTTGATGTTCAGTGAAAAGAAGTTGATAAACAACTGAAGATAGTGAAAACCTCTCTTCACCCAGAAGCCTCTTAGAGCTGAAGCTCTCTGAGCCTCGGGGACGATGAGCTTCTCCTTTCTGAAGGAACTTCTAGGTCGTGGACACAAACTCATCAATATCAGTCCTGTTAGTCTGTTGATCATCAGGATCCAGTCTTTGTCTCTGAGAAATGATccagtctttgtctttgtcttttaacGAACGTGAGGACAAATTCCTGGACCTGCTCGTTTGTCCAGATCCAGGTCAAAGTTCAGGTCCTGCTGATCCACACGTTTATTTACAATCTGTCCTGAAGGTTTTATCTTAACAGACAGAATATTATAAACTCACCTCATCAACACGACTTGTATTTATTGTCTCCcccccgcctctctctctctctctctgccccccctcaGAACCGACCATCAGCATCATCCAGGGACCCGGTGGTGTGGTGGTCCCGCTCGGTTTCCCTCAGAACCCGTACGACCTGCCCAGGAACAGTCACATCCCCGGACACTACGACCTGCTGCCTGTCCGCCACAGCCCCCCCCACagccacagcccccccctgcCCGGCAGCCCCACCAGCTCCCTCCTTTAGACCGCACCCCCAAAAACATGGCGGACCAGTGCCCCGCCCATTTCCCCATGAACCAGGAAACTGTGAAGTGGGACAACAGGAAAAGATCAGTTCAGTTTGTGATGAGgactaatatttatttatttatttgtgtgtgtgtgcgatctTATCACTGTATTATATCTGAACTGTTTGTGTGGTGAACAGACGgaggaataaacacacacacacacacgtttattcTGGATTATGCTGATCTGGTCTTTTTGGATCCGACCCGGTTCAGAAGAGTCCGGACAAAGAGCTGCTGGATTGAGATGAAGTGAACATCTGGAGCAGTGCAGGGACATTATGAACATCTGGAGAGGAGACGTTCATCACTCCAGAGATAAACAATCTCTATAAACAAGGACTGAAAGTATGAAGAGCACAGGAGCTGCTCAGATTCACTCTGTACATTTCTGGTATTTTTACAAATGGTTTCTTATTTCCTGTTTACATATTTAAAGATCCTGCCGGGGGGTCCTCGCTTTCTCTCTGAAATAATGATCTTTTTGTATGTAGTGTAGACAAAGTTGTGTATTGGATGTACACTTACTGTACACTTGTGATTATTATTGTggttttcttctgttgtgttaAGCTTATTACACCTGCATGCCAAAGATTATTCAAGTTAAATAGTTATCCAGAAATACCCTTTTGTCCTTTAGAGCAAAGTCCTTTTTGGCGTTTCAACTTCCTCCACATCTCTGACTCCATGTTTTTCTAATCACGTCATTACAGATATGAACAACATGAAATGAGGGAAATCCTTTAAATGTTTCCATCGACACACGTGTTCCTTTGATACGTTTCCACTGAAGCAATAACCGACATGTTGACAATCAGACGTTAACGGTTCGATTCCTTtggttcctcttcttcttcttcttcttcttcttcttctgtcgtTTCTTCATCTTCGATCCAAACAATCGTTTTTGTTTCCAGCCTGAAACTCAATAAAGTTGTGAGCTCAGAGGAGTTCTGTTCTGTCCTGTTACGCATTATTATTAAGAAGATTTGAAACGGGTCAAATAGAAATATAGAAGTGTTTCATCTGCATGAGACAAATACTGGAAATGTTTCCCAGAGAAAAtgtttaacaataaaaaaaagcccAGAATCAATGTGACTGTTACAGAAAACTGCAAAGATTTATCTACGTTTTGTAAATACACGAAGTATTAGACCTGATTCCAGACCAgttgtaaatatatatagttcCAGCTACACTTTGAAGGGGTGGACAAAATAATCAGAACGCcggtcaacacaacacaacacagtttGAACTAACATCACAGACACTTAAATCAACAACTTTAACGTCGTTTCAACACAatctgaaggacacacactaaTCTGCAGTTATCACTGTTGTGATAGTGAGTCTGTGTTCGGGTTCTGGATGAAATCACAGGTGAGGTTCTGTCTGTAAAACGATTGTAACCTGACAAtctgtatattatttatttctaaatgaAAAGTTTATTTCTTTCACTTACAACTGAACTTTTATGTCACTGGACCTGAGATGCACAAAGTGACACTTCCAGTTACCATGTGGTTGTTTCCACCAAGGAATCGATTGGAGCAATAAGTATAACTCAGATGAAACAAGTAGAGTCCAGGCTCGTGTAAAGGTTTATGACTGGTGCGCTTTATTAAGATGAACTGATAACTTAAGATATAGACACAATTGTACAATTTATCAATCTGTACAAAACATAAAACCATTCCTTTTGACCCCCCTCACATTTAACCTTCCAGATTCATTGAAATGACAGAATTTCACTCTTACATGTTTACACTGGAATTACAGTCAGTTATAgaatatagtaaaaaaaaaaaaaaaatcaaaacacacttcttaaaaaaaacacggaACAATGGAGGTACGTGAAGCAGGATCAGGAACCTGCCTCAGAAGAAAGGAATCACTTtgtccacagcagctggagcCTGGAGCGGCTCGGCCGGCCCGGCTCACACACTCCAGAGCTGCCGGCCCGGCTCACACACTCCAGAGCTGCCGGCCCGGCTCACACACTCCAGAGCTGCCGGCCGCCCTCTGCCTCTACACACACGCTCAGGCATCGCTACGTCTGCTAACACCATCACACACGGACACGGCTACACAACCTGGAGTCAACAGAGCACGCTCCCGGGGTTCTGACGGGAAGGTGGCGAGCGGCGGGAGGGACGAGGATCGGCGGGTGGACACGCCCCCCTCGCCAGCCAAGCCACGCCCGCAGCAGAGTCCATGGACAGTAATGAACATGTTAGATACATAAGGCGATGCAACATGGGAGTTGCAGTCATACAGAAAGCCATGCATTGTGTTGAAGTCAGAGGCAGCTCGGTGTATGTAGGCTTCACGTGACAGGGACGACCCGGGCGCCGGTCGGGGACGAGGAGGATGACGGGGGGGTGGTAGCGGGGGAGTGAGAGACAGGGACgagcggtgggggggggcactgagACCAGACGCTGGTGAGAATCTGctcagtctcaagtcttttctCAATTCCTTCACATGAAGACTTCAGGAGAGACTCAGCCCGAGTTCCACAGAACTAAACACCATCTGGGTCGTGAACAGTGGAACCTCAGAGGTCCAGATTCTCCCTGTGAGTCAAATCTAACCCCAGACCGGGAGGCGTGTTTACTAGATCAACTATTAAGGTTCAGTGCAAGATCTTGACACGTTTACGCTCATGAAATCCAACCTGCGTCCTCAGTGCCCACACGTCTGGTTCCATGCAAAGCAGAACTAACCTACTGGAGATGTTTGATTATAGTGTTATCGAGTTTCAGAGGAATGTCAAACGAGAATACTTCAGCTGTGTCTTTCCTTCATTTGCTAAAGAAGTGCGCTAAGGGGAAAAGATCCAAACATCCATGTGCTAGTTTCTGCATAGTTGTAGTCATGTGAAGAAGATGCAAACTCTTCTGTTGGGGCAGGACGGCCTGACGAGTGTCTTCAATCAGGACGTCCTTCCACACGGAGACTGACAGGAGGACGACAGGGACATCCCAACCTACAGGGGTCCTTTTCAGAGTCCAGATCTTTAGCTTTATAAAAACAAGCAGCACAGCAGACTGccggctgacctctgacctgctgacctctgacctgctgacctctgacctgccgCCGGCAAACCCAAGCAAGAGATTCTACGTGTCACTAGCGTCATATTCACAGCGATCAGATCCATGATACTACCAGAGCACACACGTCTACACTGTGCCTGATACATCCACGAGTTTCAAAACAGTACATTGCActaaagagagggggggggctaaaaTGACAGAGGAGAAGCTTGTATATAGGGAAACACTGAAGAGCAACTCGGATGTGCTTTAAAGTCATATATACCTAATATCAGATATGATACGAGACAAAGTGGAGAAATCAAGCGGAGCAGAAAGGAAACTAATCACATTCATAGATTAAGACATTTTGTGACGTGTCAGCGCTTCTACAGTAATGAAATCTAAAGTGAGATGAGATGCTCGCTGCCTGCTGTCCTGCAGAAAGCTAAAGACAGAGGGGCTCTGCTGGGGGGGGCCACCCCACGCGGTTACTTCTTCTTATACTGGGATATATTCACctagggcggggggggggggggcaggtgcaGAGCGGGGGGGACGAGCCACAGCGACGAGGCCGCGACCCGAACTCCACGACTCACGGTGCACCAAGGCAGTCTATTTtctgagggaggggaggggggggtgagccaggagctgggggagggggggtgggaggaagggggagggggaggggtagCAGCAGCCTACCGCGGCCGGGCTAGATGTTCTGACAGCACTGCATCTTTGGTTTGTTCTCAGTGGGCTGCACCTGGATGTTCACCACGTTGTTGCTCGGGGACATGTCGCTCTCCTGGCGCTCGGACATCTGCTTCTGAGACACGATACGGTAGAtctctgagggggggggagagggaggaggttaCCTGAGGcactgctcagtgtgtgtgtgtgtgtgtgtgtgacatcatcacagcTGAGGCCAGcacactggtcatgtgatgaGACTCTGTGAAGTAAAGATCTAAACTCCTCTCTCACTTCCTaacagcagcttcctgtgaTCTACAGAGAAACTCTATGAACAGTGAATGAAGCTCGTCTCCCAGAGGACGAGCTGTCCTCAGGGGGACGAGCTGTCCTCAGGGGGACGAGCTGTCCTCAGGGGGACGAGCTGTCCTCAGGGGGACGAGCTGTCCAGACCACATGATGTCACAAAGTTCCTTCTGTGTGAGTGGGACTTCTCCCTCTGATGAGCCTCGTTAAAACAGCAGCTCGGAGCATCAACAACACAACGGCAACAAGAGGTTTCCTCAATAAATGTCAAGTCTGTTGGCAGCGGtgactacacacagacacacacagagaaatacacacagacacacacctgtcagAATGGTCTGGAAGGCCGTCTCAACGTTGGTGGAGTCCAGAGCCGACGTCTCCAGGAAGGACAAACCGTTCTTCTCTGCAGGACAAGTAGAGCAACAGGTCACGTTAACcattcaccagatgggtcacaTTCCAGAGCGTTCCACTCGTTAGACTGAACCATCTCCCTCAGACTGAACCATCTCCCTCAGACTGAACCATCTCCCTCACACTGAACCATCTCCCTCAGACTGAACCATCTCCCTCAGACTGAACCATCTCCCTCAGACTGAACCATCTCCCTCACACTGAACCATCTCCCTCAGACTGAACCATCTCCCTCACACTGAACCATCTCCCTCACACTGAACCATCTCCCTCAGACTGAACCATCTCCCTCAGACTGAACCATCTCCCTCAGACTGAACCATCTCCCTCAGACTGAACCATCTCCCTCAGACTGAACCATCTCCCTCACACTTCACTTCATCAAATGACAATTATAAGAAATACAGGGGAGTCTGTTCATGTGATAATCAAAGAATTCATAAATCATctagaaaaatgaataaaagtttatttgaaACCGTTATAATCATTTCagaggaaaatccaaaactctGAATGATTTCTTCATTATTGATTCATTACTTTGTCTCATTTAATTAATGTTTAGAAAAAACTTTTCATGGTTTTAGACGGATAGTGGAAATATGatgttctgtgtttttgttatgaTCTTTGTCCAAAGACTTTCTGGTGAGTTGAAAATGAGATctagaggcgggggggggggggggtgttaccaGCGAAGGCCCGGGCCTCGTCGGTGGGCACCGCCCTCAGGTGGCGCAGGTCGCTCTTGTTCCCCACCAGCATGATGACGATGTTGCTGTCGGCGTGGTccctcagctccttcagccaGCGCTCCACGTTCTCGTAGGTCAGGTGCTTGGCGATGTCGTAGACCAGGAGGGCGCCCACCGCCCCGCGGTAGTACCTGGGGGGGGCCACAGGACACACTTTGATAACAGAGCTGTGTCTGACAGGGACGGTTCATAttaataacacacagacacagatatggattcagacctgtgtgtgtagCATCCCGACCCCCCCGACCGTCTCCTCTGTACTCACGCTGATGTGATGGCCCGGTAGCGCTCCTGTCCGGCCGTGTCCCAGATCTGGGCCTTCACCGTCTTGCCGTCCACTTGGATGCTGCGTGTGGCGAACTCCACTCCGATGGTGCTCTTACTCTCCAGGTTGAACTCGTTCCGGGTGAAGCGGGACAGCAGGTTACTCTTCCCCACGCCAGAGTCCCCGATGAGGACAACTGGAGGACACGAGGGACAAACACCTTATTAGGACTTAAACGTTTTACAGGTGTTACAGAGGGAACGTCCTGTCAACAACTTCACTGTTCTTTAGTTTGATCTTTATATTATGACCATGTTCTAACAGATTTCACACCAATCAGATCTGTATATTATTGATTTATGTATTGagcatctctctgctgctcatcaACAACCTGTCGGGCCCAGTTATTATAAATCAGGTGAAGTACCTGATGTATCACtaacaaattcattatttaacttttcagtcatcaaacaacTGTTTTCAAACTGGTGAGTGTTTTcagatttcaatgtgttttcaCAGAAAACTGAATGTTTGGGACTAAGAGACGAACTAAAGAACAGACGTCACCTTGAACCTCAGGAAACTGATGAactgttatttttcactgttttcaggAAATATTTTGAAAACTATTTCTCGTTCAGATTTGAGCCTCTTCAAAGAGAAAAGACTGATTTAAAGACGTCACCTTCAGCTCAGACAAATCTGTTGAGACTATGTTTCACAGACTCAAGGATTAATCAATAAAGTGTTTCATCCAATGACAGAAGTCATCACTGATAATAGGAAGTTATTTGATTGGTATATTGTGAATTAAAGCCTTGTAGCATTATGAATGGATTTATTCATCTGTCCGCTGGAGcattgaatgtgtttgttatgaagATGGTTTTTATTcttacttttacatttaaatgtctcAAACTAATTTCTTCAGGTTTGTTGCTGAGCTGGTTCAGAACCAGatgttcttcatgtgtgaaaacacaTCTGTAATAATGTGTTCAGTCACCTAACGGATTAATCTGCTGCTCATTCTgtgcagatgtaaatataaacacatgaagacatgaagcttGTTTAGTCCCGAGCTGGTCGTGGATCAGTTCTCACTGTAACGTGTTGATTTGATCTCACTGACATTCAGTTTGTTTACCTCGTTTCCTCTgagctttgtgtttttaacattatctcTAGAAGCAGCTAACACTTAGCATTAGCCTGTAGCCCAGTGACCCGCAGTCCACTGGTTATAACGGGTCTGTGGTCCAGGTGATAGTCGGACCCGGACCGGACCTCATGCTGATAACGTGATAACGGTGAACATTAGGTGTGTCCGCCCGCCGCCGCTAGCAGCTAGCGGCTAGCGGCTAACGGTCGTGTCGCCCGGTGACTGAACCGGAACCGAGCCGAACCCGCGGCTCCTGGTTCGGATGGAGATCGACGTGTGGTTTGAATCCCAATGAACGCGATGACACGGACCCGCCGCTGAAACGCGATCCGGGACAAAGGTGGACGTTAGCCTGGCAGCAGTCAGCTGGCCTGTTAGCATCCGAGCTAACCCGGATCGGGACCAGAGCGGCGCGTTTACCTTTGAACAGATAATCATACTCGTCATCTCTGGTCCCCATCGTCCTGCTGAGTCACGGTCCGGCCGAGGTGCGATGGTtcgagggaggaggaagatctGCGCTGGTTCTGGTCCAACGGGATCTGTTTGGAACTCCACTTCCGTAACGTCTTCTTCCTTGGCAGCCTGGAGGCGGCACAACACAGCACCCCGACATCTAGCGGCCAGGAGAGGAACTGCCCAGCCTCTTATAGTGGAGACCGAGAAAAGGTTGAACaagatacacacaaatacacaaatacacataaacacaaatacacacagacacacagacatacaaacacaaaaccgATCACATGATGtgataaatacataatttagattttgttaaggatatatatgttttataaacTCCCTGTCGTAGAAATGTTGTTGTTACATCTtatattgatttatatttattttagtcATCTTCCTAACTTTACTTTGGAAACAACTACtgcaatctgtctgtctgtctgtctgtccgtctgtccgtctgtctgtccatttcttatcctgaagtcacaaagaactgagacgggcttgaaaacaagtgtctccacaaaataacacaaactgttcaacacaacatgCCTAAAATGTCCATTGTCTTcagtcatcaatcaatcaatcaaattttatttgtatagccaatattcacaaatcacaatttgtctcatagggctttaacatggtgagacatcctctgtccttcaccctgagcaagagtcaggacaaactactaaaaaccctttaacaggtacaaatacatagaaacctcagagacacatgtgaggacccgtctcccaggacggacagaagtgcaacagatgccaggtgcaggaaaacatcatcaagataaaggttttagcagcattgatgaggggaaacattttgaaggataacttcaatacgatATATCAAGCATcatgctgcaatcatagtctatggtcataattcaggacatcatctctcagacactttctgtcccttgtctctgctgggaacctcccatcatcagttatttcccagcatgctgctgttcccagaggcctgctacagtctccccctggtggttgttctgaggtggtggtcgagaacgtacaagaatcttcatctacgtttgtataaaacgtcctcaggtcagttttctattaaatatggtaaaatgtttattaaacagtttcctcagagacttaaagatgctctgctcttcatcgactcttcttcattctgtaaatgtctcattcacttttcttctgctggtttccattatgtcaaactggtgattttgttcttttacctgcaccaaggacgagaagtttccaccagtttgtttgaagaggaaagaaaagctgagtcatgattccagtgaagtcggtggaaggatgtttattgagcattaaagcagagacaagtagaaacagaacttttctctctgagatgtttttcttctcgttacatctggtttgtcacagaggaaatgatccatgtgtttgactcatagactgaatataaaggctttgactgggatgtgctgctgttatactgcagcgccacctgtgggtcaaaagtagaaaagccaccaccgctctgcacctgatgcacaaatgaaaacgtcccatttttaagtccagagttttgatcttttgtgtcaaagacaaaactctgattttaaactcaaagtgatttcaatgtgttgaactttgtgttgaactaaatcaatttgtgacgtgaatccaggaactttaagatcataaacaaacatgtacacagaatgtggttctacacacatggagacacactgagggacaaaggtggacaataataaagacaaacttaaacacactgtatgtgactctttatagagggtttatatattctgcttgtgttgtgtcatttcaataaacacattcttcatgtgaataaacacaatcggtgTGGagggccatctagtggtgaagttacatattacaaccacctcctctgattcctctggagctctgtctccactctgcctcccagtaacaaggcccagtcagagccgctctacacacaagctgctgctgcttcagcctctggatcctcaggacacagctcagcctccgtccacacacactgtcctcttcacactgtcctccacTCAGActcccacctgttgagagaagaagacatcagtgtcacagagactcacttcatcagctgtgagtcagtgatgcagctcatccagtagaaagagcagcagggacttcagtcctgttcagaggtggagcagcttcctct is part of the Pleuronectes platessa chromosome 1, fPlePla1.1, whole genome shotgun sequence genome and harbors:
- the rab11a gene encoding ras-related protein Rab-11A; the protein is MGTRDDEYDYLFKVVLIGDSGVGKSNLLSRFTRNEFNLESKSTIGVEFATRSIQVDGKTVKAQIWDTAGQERYRAITSAYYRGAVGALLVYDIAKHLTYENVERWLKELRDHADSNIVIMLVGNKSDLRHLRAVPTDEARAFAEKNGLSFLETSALDSTNVETAFQTILTEIYRIVSQKQMSERQESDMSPSNNVVNIQVQPTENKPKMQCCQNI